The Micromonospora sp. Llam0 genome includes a window with the following:
- a CDS encoding NUDIX hydrolase: MSEGPRLRVGAYAVIVRDSAVLLSRLSEASPVFEPGAWHLPGGGLDPGEQPGEALTRELQEEAGLEVMSSRLLDVRSYLAHRNGIDWHVVGLLHSARVGPGEPVVTEVGGSADAIRWVPIDEIDRLPLSPPTADGLRMAELLPVPA, encoded by the coding sequence GTGAGCGAAGGTCCTCGTCTACGGGTGGGCGCGTACGCGGTGATCGTCCGGGACTCGGCGGTGCTGCTGAGCCGGTTGTCCGAGGCGTCCCCGGTGTTCGAGCCGGGTGCCTGGCATCTGCCGGGAGGTGGTCTCGATCCGGGCGAGCAGCCCGGCGAGGCGCTCACCCGGGAGTTGCAGGAGGAGGCCGGGCTGGAGGTGATGTCGTCGCGGTTGCTGGACGTGCGGTCGTACCTGGCGCACCGCAACGGCATCGACTGGCACGTGGTCGGGCTGCTGCACAGCGCCCGGGTCGGACCGGGCGAGCCGGTGGTCACCGAGGTCGGCGGCAGTGCGGACGCCATCCGGTGGGTGCCGATCGACGAGATCGACCGGCTGCCGCTGTCGCCGCCCACCGCGGACGGGCTGCGGATGGCGGAGCTGCTGCCGGTGCCGGCGTAG
- a CDS encoding DedA family protein yields MLSDWLQRLLSMDGALIYLLVGLLVFAEDALFVGFVFPGETAAVLGGVAASLGTISLPGITVVVVSAAVAGDTTSYLIGRALGPRLLRMRFLRKRQAWVQRAQHQLAVRGGTAVFVGRFVTFFHAVMPALAGAAHMPYRRFFLYNVVGALVWGIGTVLIGYLAGTSYAAIEEFAGRAAAVVVAVLALGALVIWRLRAARRECAPDAAGGQPTSGRHRPGRGRDGCDRTGDHA; encoded by the coding sequence GTGCTGAGCGACTGGCTGCAGCGGTTGCTGTCGATGGATGGTGCGCTGATCTACCTGCTGGTCGGGCTGTTGGTCTTCGCCGAGGACGCGCTGTTCGTCGGCTTCGTGTTCCCCGGCGAGACCGCCGCGGTGCTCGGCGGCGTCGCCGCCAGCCTCGGCACCATCTCGCTACCCGGCATCACCGTGGTCGTGGTCAGCGCGGCCGTGGCCGGCGACACCACCAGCTACCTGATCGGCCGGGCCCTCGGGCCGCGGCTGCTGCGGATGCGCTTCCTGCGCAAGCGGCAGGCCTGGGTGCAGCGGGCGCAACACCAGTTGGCCGTACGGGGCGGCACCGCGGTCTTCGTCGGCCGGTTCGTGACCTTCTTCCACGCGGTGATGCCCGCCCTGGCCGGCGCGGCACACATGCCGTACCGGCGGTTCTTTCTCTACAACGTCGTGGGCGCGTTGGTCTGGGGGATCGGCACGGTGCTGATCGGCTACCTGGCCGGCACCTCGTACGCCGCGATCGAGGAATTCGCCGGCCGGGCGGCCGCCGTCGTGGTCGCGGTGCTGGCGCTCGGGGCGCTCGTCATCTGGCGGCTACGGGCCGCCCGCCGCGAATGTGCACCCGACGCGGCGGGCGGCCAGCCGACATCCGGTCGGCACCGGCCCGGCCGAGGCCGTGACGGCTGCGACCGGACCGGTGACCATGCCTGA
- a CDS encoding SAM-dependent methyltransferase translates to MSTEERAPVGVDTTRPSVARVYDYMLGGKDNFAVDRQAGQMALQVTPDGPLAARANRGFLRRAVRHLVAEAGVRQFLDIGSGLPTQGNVHEIAHQIDPQVRVVYVDSDPMVLAHGRALLDSSPMTTVVQADTRDPGQILANPDVQSMIDLDQPVGLLMLGILHHLGDDEDPAAVATVYRDAIPSGSYLALSHFHNPGDSQPEAARKALVVEKIFNQTLGTGRWRQRDEILAYFGDFEMLEPGLVPLAEWRPAPDDVPSEQTDTYHTFVGGVARKP, encoded by the coding sequence GTGAGCACTGAGGAACGAGCCCCGGTCGGGGTGGACACCACCCGTCCCAGCGTCGCCCGCGTGTACGACTACATGCTCGGCGGCAAGGACAACTTCGCGGTCGATCGCCAGGCCGGCCAGATGGCGCTGCAGGTCACCCCCGATGGTCCGCTGGCGGCCCGGGCCAACCGCGGCTTCCTGCGCCGCGCGGTGCGGCATCTGGTCGCCGAGGCCGGCGTACGGCAGTTCCTCGACATCGGCTCGGGCCTGCCCACCCAGGGCAACGTGCACGAGATCGCCCACCAGATCGACCCGCAGGTGCGGGTGGTCTACGTGGACAGCGATCCGATGGTGCTGGCACATGGTCGGGCGTTGCTCGACAGCTCTCCGATGACCACCGTCGTCCAGGCGGACACCCGCGACCCGGGGCAGATCCTGGCCAATCCCGACGTACAGTCGATGATCGACCTGGATCAGCCGGTCGGCCTGCTGATGCTCGGCATCCTGCACCACCTCGGTGACGACGAGGATCCAGCCGCGGTGGCGACGGTCTACCGGGACGCGATCCCGAGCGGGAGCTACCTGGCCCTGTCTCACTTCCACAACCCGGGTGACAGCCAGCCGGAGGCCGCCCGCAAGGCGCTCGTCGTCGAGAAGATCTTCAACCAGACGTTGGGTACCGGCCGGTGGCGCCAGCGCGACGAGATCCTTGCGTACTTCGGCGACTTCGAGATGCTCGAACCCGGTCTGGTGCCCCTTGCGGAGTGGCGTCCGGCTCCTGACGACGTGCCGTCGGAGCAGACCGACACCTACCACACCTTCGTCGGTGGTGTCGCCCGCAAACCCTGA
- a CDS encoding cellulase family glycosylhydrolase — translation MKTRLSVAAAALLALVTSVVVLVQPAHAAVGLHVSDGRLVEANGTPFVLRGVNHAHTWYPSQTSSFANIKSLGANAVRVVLSNGHRWTRNDASDVANVISLCKANRLICVLEVHDTTGYGEEGAAATLSSAAGYWISLASVLRGQENYVIINIGNEPFGNSGYQNWASHTTSAVQRLRDAGFEHAIMVDAPNWGQDWTFTMRDNAQSVWTADPARNLIFSIHMYGVFDTAAEISDYLGRFRSAGLPIVVGEFGHNHSDGDPDEDSILSYTSQHGIGWLGWSWSGNSGGVEYLDMVNNFDVNSLTTWGQRLFNGSNGIRETAREATVYSGATPPPTTAPPTTAPPTTAPPTTPPPAGACTATYLVVGQWQGGFQGEVRVTAGGSALSGWRVSWTFASGQSVNQAWNATVTGNGASVSATNVSYNGNLGAGQSTTFGFIGSWSGSNPVPTLSCAAR, via the coding sequence GAACGGCACTCCGTTCGTCCTTCGCGGGGTCAACCACGCACACACCTGGTACCCCAGCCAGACCAGCTCCTTCGCCAATATCAAGTCCCTGGGCGCCAACGCGGTCCGGGTGGTGCTCAGCAACGGCCACCGGTGGACCCGCAACGATGCCAGCGACGTCGCCAACGTCATTTCGCTGTGCAAGGCCAACCGGCTGATCTGCGTCCTGGAGGTGCACGACACCACCGGGTACGGCGAGGAGGGGGCCGCCGCGACCCTGTCGTCCGCCGCCGGCTACTGGATCAGCCTGGCCAGCGTGCTGCGCGGCCAGGAGAACTACGTCATCATCAACATCGGCAACGAGCCGTTCGGCAACAGCGGCTACCAGAACTGGGCCAGTCACACCACGAGCGCCGTGCAGCGGCTGCGCGACGCCGGTTTCGAGCACGCGATCATGGTCGACGCGCCGAACTGGGGACAGGACTGGACCTTCACGATGCGCGACAACGCGCAGTCGGTGTGGACCGCCGACCCGGCCCGCAACCTGATCTTCTCGATCCACATGTATGGCGTGTTCGACACCGCCGCCGAGATCAGCGACTACCTGGGCCGGTTCCGCTCGGCCGGTCTGCCGATCGTGGTCGGCGAGTTCGGGCACAACCACTCCGACGGCGACCCGGACGAGGACTCGATCCTGTCGTACACCTCCCAGCATGGCATCGGTTGGCTCGGTTGGTCGTGGAGCGGCAACAGCGGCGGCGTCGAATACCTCGACATGGTGAACAACTTCGACGTCAACAGCCTGACCACGTGGGGGCAGCGGCTGTTCAACGGCAGCAACGGGATCCGGGAGACCGCGCGGGAGGCGACCGTCTACAGCGGCGCAACGCCGCCGCCGACCACCGCACCGCCCACCACGGCACCACCCACCACCGCACCGCCCACCACTCCACCACCGGCTGGGGCGTGCACCGCGACCTACCTGGTGGTCGGTCAGTGGCAGGGCGGTTTCCAGGGCGAGGTACGGGTGACCGCCGGCGGTTCGGCGCTCAGCGGCTGGCGGGTGAGCTGGACGTTCGCCAGCGGCCAGTCGGTCAACCAGGCGTGGAACGCCACCGTCACCGGCAACGGGGCGAGTGTCTCGGCGACCAACGTCAGCTACAACGGCAACCTTGGCGCCGGGCAGAGCACGACCTTCGGCTTCATCGGCAGTTGGAGCGGCAGCAACCCGGTGCCGACGCTGTCCTGCGCCGCGCGGTAG
- a CDS encoding alpha-N-arabinofuranosidase, which produces MAMVDPAVPRPVTVHLDPAFAVAPVRRRTFGSFVEHMGRCVYTGLYEPDHPTADERGLRRDVLDLVREQGVSVVRYPGGNFVSGYRWEDGVGPRDQRPTRLDPAWHSIETNAFGLDEFVSWARAAGVEPMLAVNLGTRGPREAMDLLEYANHPGGTQLSDLRRAHGRQVPYDIRMWCLGNEMDGPWQLGHQTADEYGRRAAETARGMRMIDPDLELVVCGSSGPAMPTFAAWEATVLEHSYDQVDYVSAHLYHEEQDGDLASFLASSVEMDRFIGDIVATCDHVRAKTRSSKRMQISFDEWNVWYMRRFLAEGVPTEWVHAPSLSEDDYTVADAVVVGSSLITLLRNSDRVTAACQAQLVNTIAAIRAEPGGPAWRQTIFYPFAYTACHARGTVLRVECGTGPVVETARYGEVPLLDVVATHDDDADQLVIFAVNRGQRESLVLDIDLRAFPGYRVVEQCVLTDPDVRAANTSAQPDRVRPQTLPGPAVDQGRLSVMLPSVSWTMVRLATAG; this is translated from the coding sequence ATGGCGATGGTCGACCCGGCAGTGCCCCGCCCGGTGACGGTGCACCTCGACCCGGCGTTCGCGGTCGCACCGGTCCGGCGCCGTACCTTCGGATCCTTCGTCGAACACATGGGCCGGTGCGTGTACACCGGGCTCTACGAGCCCGACCATCCGACCGCCGACGAGCGCGGATTGCGCCGTGACGTGCTCGACCTGGTCCGGGAGCAGGGCGTATCGGTGGTCCGCTACCCCGGGGGAAACTTCGTCTCGGGCTACCGCTGGGAGGACGGAGTGGGGCCCAGGGACCAGCGTCCCACCCGCCTCGACCCGGCCTGGCACAGCATCGAGACCAACGCTTTCGGGCTGGACGAGTTCGTCAGTTGGGCGCGGGCCGCCGGGGTCGAGCCGATGTTGGCGGTCAACCTGGGTACCCGGGGTCCCCGCGAGGCGATGGACCTGCTGGAGTACGCCAACCATCCGGGTGGCACCCAGCTGTCCGATCTGCGCCGGGCGCACGGCCGGCAGGTCCCGTACGACATCCGGATGTGGTGTCTCGGCAACGAGATGGACGGGCCGTGGCAGCTGGGCCATCAGACCGCCGACGAGTACGGGCGACGGGCCGCCGAGACGGCCCGGGGGATGCGGATGATCGACCCCGACCTGGAGCTGGTCGTCTGTGGCAGCTCCGGTCCCGCCATGCCGACCTTCGCGGCCTGGGAGGCGACCGTCCTGGAGCACAGCTACGACCAGGTCGACTACGTCTCCGCGCACCTCTACCACGAGGAGCAGGACGGGGACCTGGCTAGTTTCCTGGCCTCGTCGGTGGAGATGGACCGGTTCATCGGCGACATCGTCGCCACCTGTGATCACGTCCGGGCCAAGACTCGTAGCAGCAAGCGGATGCAGATCTCGTTCGACGAGTGGAACGTCTGGTACATGCGCCGGTTCCTCGCCGAGGGCGTACCGACCGAGTGGGTGCACGCACCGTCGCTCAGCGAGGACGACTACACCGTCGCCGACGCCGTGGTTGTGGGCTCCTCGCTGATCACCCTGCTGCGCAACAGCGACCGGGTGACCGCCGCCTGCCAGGCCCAGCTGGTGAACACGATCGCCGCCATCCGGGCGGAGCCGGGCGGTCCGGCCTGGCGGCAGACGATCTTCTATCCGTTCGCGTACACCGCCTGCCACGCTCGGGGGACGGTGCTGCGGGTCGAGTGCGGCACCGGGCCGGTCGTCGAGACCGCGCGGTACGGCGAGGTGCCGCTGCTGGACGTGGTGGCCACCCACGACGACGATGCGGATCAGTTGGTGATCTTCGCCGTCAACCGTGGGCAGCGGGAGTCCCTCGTGCTCGACATCGACCTGCGGGCATTCCCCGGCTACCGGGTCGTCGAGCAGTGCGTGCTGACCGACCCGGACGTGCGGGCCGCCAACACCTCGGCCCAACCGGACCGGGTCCGCCCCCAGACCCTTCCCGGCCCGGCGGTCGACCAGGGACGGCTGTCGGTGATGCTGCCGTCCGTCTCCTGGACGATGGTGCGGCTGGCGACGGCGGGCTGA